From Alloacidobacterium dinghuense:
CGAATAAGTAGACCCTGGCCTCGGGGGTGATCTTCATGATTGTGCTGCGCCCGCGCGTGGTTGTGTCGTCGAAAGCTCCCACTCTTTGAGCCATCGCGCTGTGCGTGGGGCTTTTTCCGGAGCGAGACGCAGCTCCGCTGCGAGACGAGCAAGGTCGTCCGCTACGTCGATGTCGTAAAAAGGCTCTGCAAAGGCTACAGAAAGCGAAAGAGCTTGTGCGCGAGAGAGAAGCGTGTCGAGAGCGGTGCTGGTGCCCATTCCGTCGCGGGCGAAAAGAGCACGATGCGCAGCCTTCGCGCCTACGAGATAGTAACCTCCGTCAAAGGTCGGTCCGATGACGACGTCATGCGCGGCAAGCTTGTCGAATGCGCCCTCGAGGACGGAAGCCGGCAGGTGCGGGCTGTCGCTATTGAAGGCGATGATGCGGCGTCCGCGGCCTTCGGCGAAGTGCGCGAAGACGGAAGTGAGGCCTGCGGCGAGGCCTGCGCCGTTTTGCGCAACTATGCTCACTTCGGGGCCTACCAACTGCGCCAACTCGTTTACGTCTGGCTCTGGGCACATGATGGCGACTTCCACGTCGCGCAGGGAGAGCGCGAGCGCCAGGGTGTCGTCGAGAAGGCAGCGATAAAACGAGGTGACGGTGTCAGGGGGCAACCTCGGAGTCAGACGGGTCTTTACTGCGCCGGGTCGGGGAGCCTTCGCCATGATGACGAGCACGCGGTCGCTATTGGGTAGAGGTTCCTGCGTAGGCGGATCAGTATGGTTTGCAGATTCCATAGTGTGTCGATGCGAAGTTATGCGGGGCTTTCTGCCTTCCGGCGGCGAAAATAGTACCGCACGATCAAGCTTAGAATGAACCAGGCTGCGCCGGCGGTGCCTTTGAGCGTGCCACCGATCTTCGATTTTCCGATGCGGGGAAAGTAGCTGACGGGGACTTCCACGATGCGGTATCCGGCGAGAACGCCTTTGAGGATCATCTCAACGGCCCAGCCGTAGGTGGTCTCTTCGAGGCCGAGCGCGCGCAGAACCTCAGCGCGGCCAGCACGAAATGGGCCGAGGTCGCTGATTTCCAGTCCATAGAAAAGGCGAATCAGGTGGGCGGCGAGTCGGTTACCCATCGCCTGATGCCAAGGCAACGCCTCTGCAGAATTCCGTTCGTGGAGGCGGGAGCCGATGGTGATGTCCGCGCGGCCCTCTGCTATCGGCGCGAGAAGACTCGGGAGTTCGGAGGGGCGGTCGCTGTAGTCGCCGTCAAGGAAGACTACGACATCAGGCGAATTTGCCGCGGCGAAGCCGGTGAGACAGGCTCGGCCGTAGCCGAGGCGCGGCTCCTGAATGACGCGGGCTCCCATTCGAGCCGCGATTCCGGGCGTGCCGTCCGTCGAGTTGCTGTCGACGACGATGACCTCTGTCGTTAGACCGAACGGGAGATCGGCTAAGACGCGCTCGATCGCCTGGGCTTCATTGTGAGTGGGGATGACAACGGAAACGCGCACGTAAAGTCGGCCCGATCACCACCACGGAGAGGCGGGCCAGCGCTGAGCCAGCAATGCGTCTATGCCCCATTTCCGGCCGGCGCGTCCGATAGCGAGCCCGAGCGCGGCGAGCACGGAAACGAGAAGCTCCCAGATCCACGAAGTGCCGAGCTCGGAAATCCAGAGGCTGCCGAGAAAGAGAAAGGCGACGAAGGCGGCGGGACGGGTAAAGAGACCGATGACAAGCAGGATGCCAAGAGAAATCTCGGTCATGGCCTGCAGGGGAGCAACCATCGCGGCGTGGCTTGCCGCCAGGGCCATCACCGACTTCCATACAGCGGGGCAGTGGCTCGACTTGATGTAGTAGCTGATCAGTCCTGCATAGCCGGCAGGTGTGTAGAGGCCTTTTCCCTTATTCTCGAAAAAGACCCACACAAACATTGCTCCAATCGTTACGCGTATTAGCGTCAGCCCAATCGCGGCGGACATTTGCCTTGCGGCAGTCGGTATCCGATCTGCGTTCGAACTCATCAGGAAACCTCATGACCTGCGTATGTTCTACTCGTTATCCGACACAAAGCCTGGCTCGAGCAACGATCCGCATCCTGCGCCTTTCTCGGTAGTATGCCTAGCGATCAGTGTAGGTAGCGGTCTGCGAAGACGATACCAGATCGTACCAACACTCGTTAAGAAGATAAGCATTAGGGATGCGTTTCAACTTTCAGGGCTGCTGGCTGGAGACGTGAAAGAATCGCGAAATGATAACCCGACCCGCGATCTTCAAATGGCGTCAGACCGAACCCGGCCTCATAGTTTGTGCGGTACGGTGATATCTTCGCCATTCTCTCTCGCTGCGCGATGTTGAGGAAGTGCCGGAGGAGCGCGGTCTCCAGGTAGATCACACAACGGTTTGGCGCTGGGTGCAGGATTACGGCCCGGAGTTGGAGCATCGACTGCGACAGCATCTCAAGCCGACAAACAAGTCGTGGCGGGCGGACGAAACCCATGTTCGCCTGAAGGGACGCTGGTGCTACTTGTATCGGGCCATCGATTCCAAGGGTGCCACCATCGATTTCTTGCTGACAACGTTCTGTGACGCCGATGCTCCAAGCGGCTCTTGCGCAAGGCGCTCGGCGATCGATCCCACCCTCAACCTCGAGTGATCAACTGAACTGGCGCCGATTTACAGCTCCGCGATCCCCGACAGCAAGAAGGAAGGGACGCTGCGCAAGCGCTGTCGAGACCGACCGGTGCAGTACTTGAACAACATTCTCGAACAGGATCATCGAGCCAACAAACGTCGCGGAAGGGGCAAGTTCGATTGGTGCCAGGAGGTGATCTTCTTCGTCAGATTCGGTTCATCGACAGCCCTTTTTCGACTTGGCAGCCTAAGAACGCACGAAAGACGCTCGGCGACAAACTTGTCTGCATTTGAAACTTGCAACACTACCCCCAAAAGCTCAAAGCCCCATTCTGGGTTGAGATTGCCATTTCTATGCCGCTGCCTTTGCGCATTCCTTCCTAGGACCGGCGACGAAAGCCCTGCTGCACTAAGAGCGCTCGAAACCCGCGAATCTTGAGAGCAACGGCCTGAGAGATTCCGTTCCGCACCAGTTCCGCTCTTGACACGGATCATGACGGATTAACAAGGATTTTGGCAGTCCCAGATAGCCTGGAAGTTGTTGTATTACCGAATACCGGGATTTTGACACGGTAGAGGTCAGGAGTTCGAGTTTCCTCGTGCCTACCATAT
This genomic window contains:
- a CDS encoding TIGR04282 family arsenosugar biosynthesis glycosyltransferase produces the protein MESANHTDPPTQEPLPNSDRVLVIMAKAPRPGAVKTRLTPRLPPDTVTSFYRCLLDDTLALALSLRDVEVAIMCPEPDVNELAQLVGPEVSIVAQNGAGLAAGLTSVFAHFAEGRGRRIIAFNSDSPHLPASVLEGAFDKLAAHDVVIGPTFDGGYYLVGAKAAHRALFARDGMGTSTALDTLLSRAQALSLSVAFAEPFYDIDVADDLARLAAELRLAPEKAPRTARWLKEWELSTTQPRAGAAQS
- a CDS encoding glycosyltransferase family 2 protein gives rise to the protein MRVSVVIPTHNEAQAIERVLADLPFGLTTEVIVVDSNSTDGTPGIAARMGARVIQEPRLGYGRACLTGFAAANSPDVVVFLDGDYSDRPSELPSLLAPIAEGRADITIGSRLHERNSAEALPWHQAMGNRLAAHLIRLFYGLEISDLGPFRAGRAEVLRALGLEETTYGWAVEMILKGVLAGYRIVEVPVSYFPRIGKSKIGGTLKGTAGAAWFILSLIVRYYFRRRKAESPA
- a CDS encoding TQO small subunit DoxD, whose translation is MSSNADRIPTAARQMSAAIGLTLIRVTIGAMFVWVFFENKGKGLYTPAGYAGLISYYIKSSHCPAVWKSVMALAASHAAMVAPLQAMTEISLGILLVIGLFTRPAAFVAFLFLGSLWISELGTSWIWELLVSVLAALGLAIGRAGRKWGIDALLAQRWPASPWW
- a CDS encoding DDE-type integrase/transposase/recombinase, yielding MPEERGLQVDHTTVWRWVQDYGPELEHRLRQHLKPTNKSWRADETHVRLKGRWCYLYRAIDSKGATIDFLLTTFCDADAPSGSCARRSAIDPTLNLE